The Streptomyces griseiscabiei genomic sequence TCCGGCTCGCCAAGTACCCGGTGACGGCCGTCGAGTTCGCGGTGTCCGGTACGGAACCGGAGACGCTGCGCACCGCGCTGGTCACCGAGTCGGTGGCGCTGGGCGTGGACGTGGCCGTCGTCGCGGCGGGGCTGCACCGCCGGGCGCAGCGCCTGGTGGTCATGGACGTGGACTCCACGCTCATCCAGGACGAGGTGATCGAGCTCTTCGCCGCGCACGCCGGCTGCGAGAAGGAGGTCGCCGAGGTCACCGAGGCCGCGATGCGCGGGGAGCTGGACTTCGAGCAGTCGCTGCACGCGCGCGTGGCGCTGCTGGAGGGGCTCGACGCCTCGGTGGTGGAGAAGGTGCGCAGCGAGGTCCGGCTCACGCCGGGGGCACGCACCCTGATCCGTACGCTGAAGCGGCTGGGCTTCCAAGTCGGTGTGGTCTCGGGCGGGTTCACCCAGGTCACGGACGATCTCAAGGAGCGGCTGGGCCTCGATTTCGCGCAGGCCAACACCTTGGAGATCGTCGACGGCAGGCTCACCGGCAAGGTCGTGGGCGAGATCGTCGACCGGGCGGGCAAGGCGCGGCTGCTGCGCCGGTTCGCCGCCGAGGCGGGCGTGCCGCTGGCCCAGACCGTGGCGATCGGCGACGGCGCCAATGACCTCGACATGCTCAACGCGGCCGGTCTGGGCGTCGCCTTCAACGCCAAGCCGGTGGTCCGCGAGGCCGCGCACACGGCGGTGAACTTCCCCTTCCTCGACACCGTGCTGTACCTCCTCGGGGTGACCCGGGAAGAGGTCGAGGCGGCGGACACGCACGACGAGTAACGGGGCGGGCGATTCACGGACGACAGGCCCGGCACCAGGTGGTGCCGGGCCTGTCGTCGTGCCTGTCGTCGTGTCGGGTGCCGGGGCGCCCGCGCGGCGGGTTATTCCGTCGGCGCCCAGTAGTCGGCCAGCGTGGCCGCGCCCGGTTCCAGGCTCTTCCAGGCGCCCTCGAAGGTGAGGACGGCGAAGGCGGCGGCCGGGAAGCCGAGGCGGTTCATCCGCTCGCGGGCGTCGCCCTCGGCGCCGCCGGCGAGGATGTCGGCGAGGCTCTGGACTCCGGGGTTGTGGCCGATCAGGACGACGTTCTGGGTGTCGTCGGGGGTTTCGTTGAGCAGGGCGATCAGCTCGCCGGGCGAGGCTTCGTAGATCCGCTCCTCGTAGACCGTTTTCGGCCGCTCGGGCAGCTCGTGGACGGCCAGCTTCCAGGTCTCGCGGGTCCTGACGGCCGTGGAGCAGAGGGCAAGGTCGAGGGGGATGCCGGAGTCGGCCAGCTTGCGCCCGGCGACGGCGGCGTCCATACGGCCCCGGTCGGCGAGCGGCCGTTCGTGGTCGGAGACCTGTGGCCAGTCGGCCTTCGCATGCCGGAAGAGGACGATCCTGCGGGGTTCTGCGACGCTCATGCGTCCCAGCTTCGCACGAAACAGGCCATGGGGCGCAGGGAGTTGAAGTGCGGATACCCGAGACCGGTACCCGTGCTTCCGGCGGGCTGGCCGCTCGTCACGGTGTGTGGTTCGGCAGGGCCTGCTGTATCCACTGCAGGAAGTGGGCGATCACGGGGTCGCCGCTCGCCGCCCGGGCCTCCGCGGGGTTCAGGATCAGCAGCAGGAGAGCGGCGAAGCCGAGGGCGGGCAGGGCGATCGCCCACCAGGGCAGCCGGATGTCGACACCGGTCGTGGGCGCCGGGTGGGGCCGGGTGTGCGTAGGGGCCGACATGCCGCCTCCGTGGTCCGCGAGTCGTCGTGGCCCGTCCTCCGTGGGCCCTCGCGGGTCCCCTGCGGCCACACCTCGAAGCTACGGAACGCGAGCGCCGGGGCCCATCCGGTGATCCACCCACTTCACCCTGAGACTCACCCCCTAGGGGACGGGGGGATATCCCCACCCCGGCGGTCACGGCGGCGGTCACGCCGACGATCAGGCCGGCGGTCACGCCGACGCGACCGCCGTGCCGCTCAGGGTGACGCGATGACCGCGATGATCCCGATGACGACGAAGATGGCGAGGAACGAGCCGAAGACCAGGAGCATCTTCTTCTGGCCGTTCTGGGGGTTCGGGTCGAGCACTGGCATACGCCCAGTCTCGCACCCCCGGCCCGCCGCGAGGCCGCCGGGGGGCGCAGCGGACCGCCTGGCGGCCCGGGGGCCGTCAGCGGGCCGCCTCGTCCTCCACCACCCGGTCGCGGCCCGCCAGGACGCCCGCCGCGATCTGCGGGACCATCAGGGCCGCCATCAGGGCGAGGGGCAGTCCCCAGCCGCCGCTGTGCTGGTACAGGACGCCGACGAGGAGCGGGCCGGGGACGGAGATCAGGTACCCCGTGCTCTGGGCGAAGGCGGACAGCCTGGCCACCCCCGCGCCGGTCCCGGCCCGCATGCCGACCATGGTGAGCGCCAGCGGGAAGGAGCAGTTGGAGACACCGATCAGCAGCGCCCACGCCCAGGCTCCCCCGGCCGGGGCCAGATAGAGCCCGCCGTAGCCGAGGAGCCCGCAGACGCCCAGGGCGACCGCGATGGGGCCCTGGTGGGGCAGCCGGGTGGCGAGCCGGGGGATGACGAAGGCCAGCGGTACGCCCATCGCCATGGTGACGGCCAGCAGCAGCCCCGCCGTGCCGGCCGGGACCCCCGCGTCCCGGAAGATCTGCGCCATCCACCCCATGGTGATGTAGGCGGCGGTCGCCTGGAGGCCGAAGAACACGGCGAGCGCCCAGGCGGTACGGCTCCGGGTGATCCGGAGGGCGGGCCCGTCCTCGGGCGCGGGTGCCGTGCCGGCGGGTGCCGTCCCGCGCGCGGGGGTCTCCCCGGCCCGGCGGCGGTCGCGGTCCCGCACGAAGGGCAGCCAGGGCAGTACGGCCGCCGCCGCGAGGCCCGCCCAGACGGCGAGGCCGGTCTGCCAACTGCCGCCCAGCGCCGCGGTCATGGGCACGGTGACGGCGGCGGCGGACGAGGTGCCGAGGGCGAGGGCCATGGAGTACAGGCCCGTCATGGAGCCGACGCGGTCCGGGAACCAGCGCTTGACGATGACCGGCATCAGGACGTTGCTGACGGCGATGCCCATCAGGGCGAGGGCGCTCGCGGCCACGAAGCCGGCCGTACCGCCGGCGTACGGCCTCAGCAGCAGGCCGCCCGCGATCGCGGCCATGCCCGCGCAGACGACGGCGGCCGGGCCGAAGCGGCGGGCGAGCCGGGGGGCCATGACGCCGAAGAGGGCGAAGCAGAGCGGGGGTACGGAGGTGAGGAGACCGGCGACGCCGCCGCTCATGCCGAGCCCGACGCGCACCTCTTCGAGGAGGGCGCCGAGGCTGGTGATGGCGGGGCGGAGGTTGAGCGCGGTCAGGACGATGCCCACGACCACCAGACGGGTCGTCCACGCGCGCGTGGACGACGACGGGCCCCCGGAGCGGGGCTGTTCGGACGGGACGCGTCCCTGGGCGGTGGATGCGGGCATGGTCGATGGGGGTGTGGTGGATGTCGGCGTCAAAGTCTCCTCACTCATGAGACCCATCATAGAATCATAGGATGATTGGTTGTCCATGGCCCGGCCTCTCCCGGTCGGCCCGTCCGTGCGAAGGTGTGCCATGCCGCTGAGCCATCCCCGCCGATCGGCGCTGTCCGAGCAGGTCATCGCCGCGCTACGGAACCAGATCACCTCGGGCGAGTGGCCGGTGGGCTCCCGTATCCCCACCGAGCCCGAACTCGTCGAGCAGCTGGGCGTCGCCCGGAACACGGTCCGCGAGGCCGTGCGCGCGCTCGCGCACAACGGTCTGCTGGACATCCGCCAGGGCTCCGGCACCTATGTCGTCGCGACGAGCGAACTCGCGGGCGTGATGCACCGCCGCTTCGCGGGCGCCGATCCGACGCACATCGCCGAGCTGCGCTCCGCCCTGGAGTCGAGCGCCGCGAAGCTGGCCGCCGAGCGGCGCACCGAGAAGGACCTGAAGCAGCTCGACACGCTCCTGGCCCGGCGTGAGGAGGCGTGGGCCTCGGGCGACGCGGAGGCCTTCGTGACCGCCGACGCGACCTTCCACCTGGCCGTCGTCGCCGCGTCCCACAACGACGTCGTGACGACCGTCTACGCCGACCTGGGCGAGGTCCTGCGGGACTGGCTGCGCGGTGACGTGGGCGAGGAGCTGACCCCGGAGACGTACATGGACCACACCCGGCTCGTGGACGCGATCCGCGCGGGCGACACGAAGACCGCCGCGGCGGAGGCGGCCGGCTATCCG encodes the following:
- the serB gene encoding phosphoserine phosphatase SerB, with product MSASQTSSDTPTLLVKIFGKDRPGITAGLFDTLAAYSVDVVDIEQVVTRGRIVLCALVTEPPAGQEGDLRATVHSWAESMKMQAEIISGLGDNRPRGLGRSHVTVLGHPLTAESTARIAARITATGGNIDRIFRLAKYPVTAVEFAVSGTEPETLRTALVTESVALGVDVAVVAAGLHRRAQRLVVMDVDSTLIQDEVIELFAAHAGCEKEVAEVTEAAMRGELDFEQSLHARVALLEGLDASVVEKVRSEVRLTPGARTLIRTLKRLGFQVGVVSGGFTQVTDDLKERLGLDFAQANTLEIVDGRLTGKVVGEIVDRAGKARLLRRFAAEAGVPLAQTVAIGDGANDLDMLNAAGLGVAFNAKPVVREAAHTAVNFPFLDTVLYLLGVTREEVEAADTHDE
- a CDS encoding SGM_5486 family transporter-associated protein; the protein is MPVLDPNPQNGQKKMLLVFGSFLAIFVVIGIIAVIASP
- a CDS encoding SixA phosphatase family protein, with product MSVAEPRRIVLFRHAKADWPQVSDHERPLADRGRMDAAVAGRKLADSGIPLDLALCSTAVRTRETWKLAVHELPERPKTVYEERIYEASPGELIALLNETPDDTQNVVLIGHNPGVQSLADILAGGAEGDARERMNRLGFPAAAFAVLTFEGAWKSLEPGAATLADYWAPTE
- a CDS encoding FadR/GntR family transcriptional regulator — translated: MPLSHPRRSALSEQVIAALRNQITSGEWPVGSRIPTEPELVEQLGVARNTVREAVRALAHNGLLDIRQGSGTYVVATSELAGVMHRRFAGADPTHIAELRSALESSAAKLAAERRTEKDLKQLDTLLARREEAWASGDAEAFVTADATFHLAVVAASHNDVVTTVYADLGEVLRDWLRGDVGEELTPETYMDHTRLVDAIRAGDTKTAAAEAAGYPFHCRPARVSPPPAGG
- a CDS encoding CynX/NimT family MFS transporter — its product is MPASTAQGRVPSEQPRSGGPSSSTRAWTTRLVVVGIVLTALNLRPAITSLGALLEEVRVGLGMSGGVAGLLTSVPPLCFALFGVMAPRLARRFGPAAVVCAGMAAIAGGLLLRPYAGGTAGFVAASALALMGIAVSNVLMPVIVKRWFPDRVGSMTGLYSMALALGTSSAAAVTVPMTAALGGSWQTGLAVWAGLAAAAVLPWLPFVRDRDRRRAGETPARGTAPAGTAPAPEDGPALRITRSRTAWALAVFFGLQATAAYITMGWMAQIFRDAGVPAGTAGLLLAVTMAMGVPLAFVIPRLATRLPHQGPIAVALGVCGLLGYGGLYLAPAGGAWAWALLIGVSNCSFPLALTMVGMRAGTGAGVARLSAFAQSTGYLISVPGPLLVGVLYQHSGGWGLPLALMAALMVPQIAAGVLAGRDRVVEDEAAR